The Teredinibacter sp. KSP-S5-2 genome includes a window with the following:
- a CDS encoding polyketide synthase produces MTSQVNELDIAIIGMSGRFPGAETPDQLWENVISGVESVRSLTKEELLNAGISEAQLQDKNYIRSGAPLEDCDMFDPEFFNLTELEAQILDPQRRIFSEVCWEALESAGINPEKSDHCIGVYAGLGINMYLLNNLLTRQDVLSRAGDLQILHGNDKDYGPSHISYLLNLKGPAVSVQTACSSSLVAIHMARQAILTGECDVALAGGSSLNNPNYGGYIYQDGGILSKDGQCRPFDSEATGTVFGGGSGVVVLKRLEEALDDGDNILAVIKGSAINNDGSDKVGFAAPSISGQKEVIEQALASANIEPETIDYIEAHGTGTNLGDPIEIDAQSQIFDSRYFSEAYKNKKCYLGSLKANVGHLNAAAGVSGLIKTVKALQAKKIPQQINFTELNENIDLNNTPFSITKENIPWETEGHPRRAGVSSFGVGGTNAHIVLEEAPEVRPERSTNRLKIFPISAKNDKSLDTLAGKIQKFCSEKVLMGESFSSDNIAFTLQTGRKEFKQRAVVVASSLHELARKLENNDGAQMVYGRADDIAPKIAFMFSGQGSQYLDMAKGLYLMLPDFRRSIDYCLQQFSSHIGENLNELLMADEETFDINQTLYSQPFLFSVEYSLAKQLIDWNIEPDAMIGHSIGEYVAATLAGVFSLEDAITVVSARSKLMQNLPSGSMMAVGTDLITVEKYLPHDCSIAAVNAPEKVVVAGESKIIKALEKVLSANDISCRILQTSHAYHSHMLDPILEEFAGVFARVSLNSPKRRFISNVTGSWAEAERVTAAGYWVKHLRQSVLFFDGISKLNDDSYYYLELGPGNTLSTFAREAGISSSHIANCIRHPKEKKDDLENLLAAVAKYWTCGGELSWQTINESLGVSVDCRKIPLPTYAFNRHRVWIDSGVRPESFDLLNTKLPDMEDWFSIPSWKRTSDIELKPSSGRNILVIGDQLRLANKMCPVLSQNNRVVLVQPAYQYKKHSSDLYSLYSANPEHLEMLFNEFKNSGWQPDLIVHFGLCSKHKNYDEGIGFFNAIQQNGFYSLLYLIQKMANFNYSHQIDLIAVGNGIHEVTGEDTIYPEKATVSGLFKVVQQEYTNINCRVVDTDIPEVLPADSTLKNIVFSLPVVRKAASNTHPVMRWITTLVKEILSRHSNSTVSYRQGQRWIQGYEKAYLENTGIAQQRVKPGSTVLVTGGFLGLGMELTRHLVRKYKARLILLESAALPPEHLWNEWLAQHEGTDLPMEQSSFPRIMRETISLRKEGADILVLGTDTSSYAETKKSIERGEQIMGPISGILHAAGAYALNRSVFIRDANMYNSEYNFRSIAHSMYLLDMLFSERDLDFRLCLGSLGSILGGFGYNSYAGASAYMSALAAKRRKTSRPWQMQAWDSLDIEWQVEDLNVSDEFKDIMNNIIDRALPIALTLEEGLESFDRLFGIDDVSQVVISATDINERLNYWVKQDSLGKELDVVVESERTSRPDIGTRYVEPRNQVEQKIARMWEETFGISGIGAFDNFYELGGNSLMATQLMSYIKKSLDVDLPLNVLFESPTVAALAEAFTNEKLKDMNQDEKRELVAELEAEV; encoded by the coding sequence ATGACTTCTCAGGTCAATGAGCTTGATATTGCAATTATAGGTATGTCGGGACGATTTCCTGGCGCTGAAACGCCGGATCAGTTGTGGGAGAACGTGATTTCAGGCGTGGAATCAGTTCGCTCCTTAACAAAGGAGGAATTACTCAACGCTGGTATTTCCGAAGCTCAACTTCAGGATAAAAATTATATCCGTTCGGGAGCTCCTCTAGAAGATTGCGATATGTTTGATCCAGAATTCTTTAACCTTACTGAGTTAGAGGCGCAAATTCTGGATCCTCAACGCAGAATATTCAGCGAGGTGTGTTGGGAGGCTCTCGAATCGGCCGGAATTAATCCGGAAAAAAGCGATCACTGCATTGGTGTGTACGCCGGTTTGGGTATCAACATGTATTTATTAAACAACCTTCTTACCCGGCAAGATGTTCTGAGTAGGGCTGGTGATCTGCAAATTTTACATGGTAACGATAAAGACTACGGTCCATCACATATTTCATACTTACTTAACCTGAAAGGGCCAGCGGTTTCTGTTCAGACAGCTTGTTCCAGTAGCCTGGTTGCTATACATATGGCTCGTCAGGCAATTTTGACTGGGGAGTGTGATGTTGCTCTTGCTGGTGGTTCTTCGTTAAATAATCCCAATTATGGCGGTTATATTTATCAGGATGGTGGAATATTGTCGAAGGACGGGCAATGTCGGCCGTTTGACAGCGAAGCTACGGGAACAGTTTTTGGCGGCGGCTCTGGAGTGGTTGTACTTAAACGGTTGGAGGAAGCCTTGGATGACGGCGATAACATCCTGGCCGTAATTAAAGGCAGCGCTATTAACAATGACGGCAGCGATAAAGTTGGTTTTGCCGCTCCAAGTATCAGCGGACAGAAAGAAGTTATTGAGCAAGCACTGGCTTCTGCCAACATCGAACCGGAAACTATCGACTATATCGAAGCGCATGGTACAGGTACGAACCTGGGGGATCCGATTGAAATTGATGCTCAATCTCAGATTTTTGATAGTCGCTATTTTTCCGAAGCTTATAAAAATAAAAAATGCTATCTGGGCTCATTAAAAGCTAATGTGGGGCATCTCAATGCGGCAGCCGGAGTATCTGGTTTAATCAAAACAGTTAAAGCTCTACAGGCAAAGAAAATTCCGCAGCAAATCAATTTCACAGAATTGAACGAAAATATTGATTTGAATAACACACCCTTCTCAATAACAAAAGAAAATATCCCATGGGAAACGGAGGGGCATCCAAGGCGGGCTGGAGTCAGTTCATTTGGCGTCGGTGGTACCAACGCACATATTGTGCTTGAAGAAGCACCAGAAGTACGTCCAGAACGATCAACAAACCGTTTGAAAATATTCCCTATATCTGCAAAAAATGATAAATCATTAGATACGCTAGCCGGAAAAATTCAAAAATTCTGCAGCGAAAAAGTATTGATGGGGGAATCTTTCAGTTCTGACAATATTGCGTTCACGTTACAAACAGGCAGAAAAGAATTTAAACAAAGAGCTGTTGTAGTTGCGTCCAGTCTTCACGAACTGGCAAGAAAACTGGAAAATAACGACGGTGCTCAAATGGTGTACGGTAGAGCCGATGATATCGCACCAAAAATCGCATTTATGTTTTCAGGGCAGGGTTCCCAGTACTTAGATATGGCTAAAGGTCTATATCTGATGCTTCCCGATTTTCGTCGTTCTATTGATTATTGTTTACAACAATTTTCCAGTCATATCGGAGAGAACTTAAATGAACTTCTCATGGCTGACGAAGAAACGTTCGACATCAATCAAACATTGTATTCTCAGCCATTTTTATTTTCAGTTGAGTATTCGTTAGCGAAGCAGCTAATTGATTGGAATATCGAACCTGATGCCATGATTGGTCATAGCATTGGCGAGTACGTGGCTGCAACTCTAGCCGGAGTGTTCTCTTTAGAGGATGCAATTACCGTGGTATCGGCTCGTTCAAAGTTAATGCAAAATCTACCATCCGGTTCGATGATGGCTGTTGGCACGGATTTAATAACAGTAGAAAAGTATTTGCCGCATGACTGTTCAATCGCAGCTGTTAATGCACCAGAGAAGGTGGTTGTCGCTGGAGAAAGTAAAATTATAAAAGCCTTGGAAAAGGTTCTCTCCGCAAATGACATTTCCTGTCGTATTTTACAGACATCGCACGCCTATCATTCTCATATGCTGGACCCCATTTTGGAGGAGTTCGCCGGTGTCTTCGCTAGAGTTTCTTTAAATTCACCTAAACGTAGATTTATTTCCAATGTTACAGGGAGTTGGGCAGAAGCAGAAAGAGTTACTGCCGCGGGTTATTGGGTAAAACATCTACGGCAGAGTGTGTTGTTTTTTGATGGTATAAGCAAACTCAATGATGATAGTTATTATTATCTTGAACTAGGCCCAGGAAATACTTTATCTACCTTTGCTCGCGAAGCAGGAATTTCCTCGTCCCATATAGCCAACTGTATCCGTCATCCTAAGGAGAAAAAAGATGATTTGGAAAACTTACTTGCAGCAGTTGCTAAATACTGGACTTGCGGCGGTGAGCTTAGTTGGCAAACAATAAACGAAAGTTTAGGTGTAAGTGTAGACTGTAGGAAAATTCCTCTGCCAACATATGCCTTCAATCGTCACAGAGTTTGGATTGATTCGGGTGTTAGACCGGAATCCTTTGATTTATTAAACACAAAATTACCGGACATGGAAGACTGGTTTTCAATTCCGTCCTGGAAGCGAACCAGTGATATCGAGTTAAAGCCAAGTTCTGGCAGAAACATATTGGTTATAGGTGATCAGCTAAGATTAGCCAATAAAATGTGTCCGGTACTGTCACAGAATAACCGCGTGGTTTTGGTTCAACCCGCGTATCAATATAAGAAACATTCTTCAGATTTGTACTCATTGTATAGTGCGAACCCTGAACACCTCGAAATGCTTTTTAATGAGTTCAAAAACTCTGGTTGGCAGCCAGATCTGATTGTGCATTTTGGTTTATGTAGTAAACACAAAAACTACGACGAAGGTATTGGGTTCTTTAATGCTATTCAACAAAACGGTTTTTACAGTTTGTTGTACCTCATTCAGAAAATGGCGAACTTTAATTACTCTCATCAAATTGACTTGATTGCCGTTGGAAATGGTATTCATGAGGTGACTGGAGAAGATACTATTTACCCGGAAAAGGCTACAGTTTCGGGCTTATTTAAGGTTGTACAGCAAGAGTACACCAACATTAACTGCCGGGTTGTTGATACAGATATTCCGGAGGTTCTGCCGGCAGATTCTACGCTGAAGAATATCGTATTCAGTTTACCTGTCGTGCGTAAAGCGGCATCGAATACACATCCTGTGATGCGTTGGATAACAACATTAGTCAAGGAAATTCTTTCTCGGCACTCCAATAGTACCGTTTCTTATCGTCAAGGGCAGCGGTGGATACAAGGGTATGAGAAAGCTTATCTGGAAAACACTGGAATCGCGCAACAACGGGTTAAGCCTGGAAGCACCGTTCTGGTTACCGGTGGTTTTCTAGGGCTTGGAATGGAGCTTACACGTCATTTGGTCCGTAAGTATAAAGCCCGACTTATCTTGTTAGAATCTGCAGCGCTTCCCCCTGAGCATTTATGGAATGAATGGCTTGCTCAGCACGAAGGTACGGATCTGCCAATGGAACAATCGAGTTTTCCACGCATTATGCGAGAAACAATATCGTTGAGAAAAGAGGGGGCAGACATATTGGTGTTAGGAACTGATACCAGTAGTTATGCCGAGACAAAAAAATCTATTGAGCGTGGCGAACAAATAATGGGACCAATTAGCGGCATTCTACATGCTGCTGGAGCCTATGCACTTAATCGCTCGGTTTTCATCCGCGATGCCAACATGTACAACTCTGAGTATAACTTCAGAAGTATCGCGCATTCTATGTACCTTTTAGATATGTTGTTTTCGGAGCGAGATCTTGATTTCCGTTTGTGCCTTGGTTCCTTAGGTTCAATTCTCGGAGGTTTTGGTTACAACTCATACGCAGGTGCATCAGCTTACATGTCCGCTCTTGCCGCTAAGCGAAGGAAAACCAGTCGTCCCTGGCAAATGCAGGCATGGGATTCTCTGGATATCGAATGGCAAGTGGAAGACTTGAATGTCAGCGATGAATTTAAGGATATTATGAATAATATCATCGATCGCGCACTACCTATTGCGTTAACCCTAGAAGAGGGGCTTGAATCTTTTGACCGTTTGTTCGGTATCGATGATGTATCTCAGGTTGTTATTTCAGCAACGGATATTAATGAACGACTTAATTACTGGGTTAAACAGGATAGCCTCGGTAAAGAGTTGGATGTCGTTGTTGAAAGTGAGCGTACAAGTCGCCCTGATATAGGCACGCGCTACGTCGAACCAAGAAACCAGGTCGAACAAAAAATTGCAAGAATGTGGGAGGAGACCTTTGGTATTTCGGGTATTGGGGCGTTTGATAACTTCTATGAGTTGGGTGGCAATTCATTAATGGCCACACAATTAATGTCTTATATCAAGAAATCATTGGACGTTGACTTACCCCTGAATGTGCTTTTTGAATCACCAACCGTTGCTGCTTTAGCCGAAGCGTTTACTAACGAAAAATTAAAGGATATGAATCAGGACGAAAAGCGGGAGTTGGTCGCGGAACTGGAGGCCGAAGTTTAA
- a CDS encoding efflux RND transporter permease subunit: MYMKIAGLITYRPKTVLLAVLILTLLFASGMQKLGMRTDFESELPSDDVIVNADNYVKEVFGDKDLVMIVLGAKEGTIYEPKTLSAVYELSDKIRLLEGIVEDEVRSLSTVNNIKGEEWGVDINPFMSKALTSEEEINSLRKDVKANKLAYGSIVSKNEKYTLITATLYGDYDQAVFYKSLREMVEPYRDNNTIYLAGDPVAEQEISGGIQKDLGTFLPLAFLLVIVGLILSFRTVRGVILPFTTIILSIVWTMGLMGHLGFPISMVSSMLPILMVAVASSYAIHVVHRYYIKLAELQDRSAAFHSLYEIMPAVLMTGITSSLGAVTLMVFDIVSIREFGLISSIAIASTTILSLTYIPSWLAILKPKVRKLEVRKNRLTSLLEVVTYLSIKNRVAVLSVAVFLMAISALGITKINVGNDFIENFPKGHVLRGSFQVLNDNFGGARYIDVMIEGPETESVKSPEFLTSLNNFQSYSESVKDVGRASSVAEIVTRINYVINAEDERFDTIPETRELASQYLLLYAMSGNPGDFSNMVDYDYQRTKTQLFLTTSDQQEHKRIYTALQENLDSTLPAGYNAKLSGEVMYWSSIVDYIVDGKIKNIFLALGIVFVFCLIIYRSFILGFVCIIPLLFCTALVFGAMGFLDIRLDASTAIITAISVGIGVDFAIHYISKLKSELMAGKDIMVAASNTAEVAGTAIIYDVISNILSFSAFLASGFLTIQYFGWLIGLSMVTICLATISFMPAIMSFVFTPASETAPQESAVVSGNVVNEA, encoded by the coding sequence ATGTACATGAAAATTGCTGGGTTAATCACCTATCGACCGAAAACAGTACTGCTCGCGGTACTCATTTTAACCTTGTTGTTTGCTAGTGGTATGCAAAAACTTGGTATGCGAACGGATTTTGAATCGGAACTTCCGTCGGACGACGTTATTGTTAATGCAGATAACTATGTAAAGGAAGTGTTTGGTGATAAAGATTTGGTAATGATCGTATTGGGTGCAAAAGAAGGCACTATATACGAGCCTAAAACACTAAGTGCTGTGTATGAGTTATCGGATAAAATTCGATTGCTTGAAGGCATAGTAGAAGATGAAGTTCGCAGTTTATCGACTGTTAATAACATCAAAGGCGAAGAATGGGGTGTGGATATTAACCCGTTCATGTCTAAAGCGTTAACCTCTGAGGAGGAGATTAACTCCTTAAGAAAAGATGTTAAGGCAAATAAGCTCGCTTACGGTTCAATTGTTTCAAAGAACGAAAAGTACACATTGATTACCGCTACATTATACGGTGACTATGATCAAGCGGTTTTTTATAAATCTCTTCGCGAAATGGTAGAGCCATATCGAGATAATAATACAATTTATCTCGCAGGCGATCCGGTAGCAGAACAGGAGATAAGTGGCGGAATCCAAAAAGACTTAGGGACATTTCTTCCACTCGCATTTTTGTTGGTTATCGTTGGTCTGATTCTTTCATTCAGAACAGTTCGCGGTGTTATCTTACCGTTCACAACGATAATTTTAAGTATTGTTTGGACAATGGGGCTAATGGGACATCTCGGCTTTCCTATTTCAATGGTGTCTTCCATGTTGCCAATTCTGATGGTGGCGGTCGCCAGTTCGTACGCTATCCATGTTGTTCATCGCTATTATATTAAACTCGCGGAGTTGCAAGATCGAAGCGCTGCTTTTCATAGTTTATACGAGATTATGCCTGCAGTTCTGATGACAGGTATAACATCATCCTTGGGTGCGGTTACTTTGATGGTATTCGATATCGTGTCTATTCGCGAATTCGGTTTGATTTCTTCTATTGCCATTGCATCCACAACCATTTTGTCACTTACATATATCCCATCATGGTTGGCTATTTTAAAACCGAAAGTTAGAAAACTTGAAGTGCGTAAAAATCGACTAACTTCGCTTCTTGAAGTTGTTACGTATTTATCAATAAAAAATCGGGTCGCAGTGTTGAGTGTTGCTGTTTTTCTTATGGCAATATCGGCATTAGGTATCACTAAAATTAACGTAGGTAATGACTTTATTGAAAACTTTCCTAAAGGACATGTTTTAAGGGGGTCTTTTCAGGTACTTAACGATAATTTTGGTGGCGCTCGATATATAGATGTTATGATCGAAGGCCCGGAAACTGAATCGGTTAAGTCTCCTGAATTTCTAACCTCACTGAATAACTTTCAATCTTATTCAGAATCCGTGAAGGATGTCGGACGAGCTTCATCTGTTGCCGAAATTGTTACTCGTATCAACTACGTCATTAATGCTGAAGATGAGCGCTTTGATACAATTCCTGAAACACGGGAACTGGCTTCTCAGTATTTGTTGCTATATGCCATGTCAGGCAATCCTGGTGACTTCTCTAACATGGTTGACTATGACTATCAACGAACAAAAACCCAGTTATTTTTAACGACCTCTGACCAACAGGAACATAAACGTATATACACAGCGTTACAGGAAAATCTGGATAGCACGTTACCTGCGGGATACAACGCAAAGCTTTCTGGTGAAGTAATGTACTGGAGTTCAATTGTTGACTATATTGTTGACGGTAAAATTAAAAACATATTCCTGGCTTTGGGGATCGTTTTTGTATTTTGCTTGATTATCTATCGGTCATTTATTTTAGGCTTTGTATGTATCATTCCTTTGTTGTTTTGTACGGCATTGGTATTTGGTGCTATGGGCTTTCTCGATATCCGGCTCGATGCAAGTACCGCTATTATTACTGCAATCTCAGTCGGCATAGGGGTAGACTTCGCAATTCACTACATCAGCAAACTTAAATCCGAGCTTATGGCAGGCAAGGATATTATGGTGGCCGCAAGTAACACAGCAGAAGTAGCAGGCACCGCCATTATCTACGACGTCATTTCTAATATTTTAAGTTTCTCTGCATTTCTCGCTTCAGGTTTTTTAACTATTCAATATTTTGGATGGTTAATTGGACTATCGATGGTTACTATCTGTCTGGCAACTATCAGTTTTATGCCGGCGATTATGTCTTTCGTCTTTACTCCTGCATCCGAAACAGCACCTCAAGAAAGCGCTGTTGTTTCTGGCAATGTTGTGAATGAAGCTTAG
- a CDS encoding DUF1302 family protein — protein sequence MKNIYNAALFVVTASASNLAVSYSLKNELVVDYIEYFEESENAIDSRELVQLRSSLEHKYGDRINAYVQVEAKQDFADEQYNNFRLREAYLEFSLANSDHRIGKHQVVWGKTDFLNPTDTITPVDYSDFYDTEDQRQPIELLHSRFFFNNAELETLMQFGFEATNLPKSESRWLLDLNYLIGVENAVVQINQSDEPDDDVSNLGLKQSFFLPSFDFSISYVYGWHPVSNADMTTQGSDTVIDYYFYKRHQLGADFAASLGQIGLRGEMAYVQVEKDSFEQSREGGYVQYALGIDKTFTNGVYGKDLYINLEILGDENTSTKSFGRIELFDPYDLAVGIKVELVVDYTLRFSVETIADTEKTNYRIRPKATYSPMDGMDIDFIVDIGDGEEGTLYGFFNDNDRYQMRLTYSF from the coding sequence ATGAAAAATATTTATAATGCAGCCTTGTTTGTAGTGACTGCTAGCGCCTCAAATCTGGCAGTTTCCTATTCTTTAAAAAATGAATTAGTTGTTGATTACATTGAGTATTTTGAGGAGTCTGAGAATGCCATTGATTCTCGGGAGTTAGTTCAACTCAGATCATCATTGGAACATAAATATGGAGATCGAATAAACGCCTATGTTCAAGTTGAAGCCAAACAGGACTTTGCGGATGAACAATATAATAATTTCCGTTTACGAGAAGCCTATTTGGAATTTTCATTGGCTAATTCTGATCATCGAATAGGTAAACATCAGGTCGTTTGGGGGAAAACTGACTTTCTTAATCCGACGGATACTATTACGCCCGTTGACTATTCGGATTTTTACGATACCGAAGATCAAAGGCAACCAATAGAGCTTCTCCATAGCCGGTTTTTTTTTAATAACGCTGAATTAGAGACGTTAATGCAGTTTGGTTTTGAGGCGACAAATTTACCGAAATCGGAATCACGCTGGCTATTAGATCTCAACTATCTAATAGGAGTAGAAAATGCTGTTGTACAAATTAACCAAAGCGACGAGCCCGACGATGATGTCAGCAATCTTGGCTTAAAACAAAGCTTCTTTTTACCTAGTTTTGACTTCTCGATAAGTTATGTGTACGGATGGCACCCGGTAAGTAACGCCGATATGACAACGCAGGGTAGTGATACTGTAATAGATTATTACTTTTATAAACGACATCAACTGGGAGCTGACTTTGCTGCGAGTTTAGGTCAAATCGGGTTGCGAGGAGAAATGGCATATGTTCAAGTTGAAAAAGACAGTTTTGAGCAATCAAGAGAGGGGGGATATGTTCAATACGCTCTAGGTATAGATAAAACCTTTACCAATGGCGTTTACGGAAAGGATCTCTATATAAATTTGGAAATATTAGGAGATGAAAATACGTCGACAAAGAGCTTTGGACGTATCGAGCTTTTTGACCCCTACGATCTTGCCGTTGGAATTAAAGTGGAATTGGTTGTTGATTATACGTTACGTTTTAGTGTTGAAACCATAGCGGATACGGAGAAAACAAATTACCGTATCAGACCTAAAGCTACTTATTCACCAATGGATGGAATGGATATAGACTTTATTGTTGATATTGGTGATGGAGAAGAAGGCACCCTGTACGGATTTTTTAATGATAATGATCGTTATCAAATGCGGTTAACTTACTCATTTTAA
- a CDS encoding thioesterase domain-containing protein, producing the protein MGNSLELSSLAPESMFKLADMLLAKSMEKAAVKPQSSNLCVLLKEGNASQPCYFIHPITGDVAGYVTLVNQLDTDRIIYGIQSPGVDNPDEQIDSIEHMAELYIEAMALSTATQSIVLAGWSMGGMITFEVASRLLKKGHKIEKLILIDSALPNTKNVISLINQQGLIHLSMDIVPKQSRQAIESYVIQNNVTNLDELEKGLIQGKIVISEVNKSLIIKAVRLLNSNYRAIEKYKTSKRIDDIPTLMIYAGIRNLEDVKRAWKPFLNQSITDYLSVEGDHFSIMQLPSASHSGKAISSFLNN; encoded by the coding sequence ATGGGTAACAGTTTAGAACTTTCCAGTCTTGCACCGGAAAGCATGTTTAAGCTTGCGGATATGTTGCTTGCAAAATCGATGGAAAAAGCGGCAGTTAAACCGCAGAGTTCAAACTTGTGTGTATTGCTTAAAGAAGGTAATGCCTCACAACCTTGCTATTTTATACACCCCATAACCGGCGATGTCGCCGGTTATGTCACACTGGTAAATCAACTGGATACAGATCGAATTATCTATGGTATTCAATCTCCAGGTGTTGACAATCCTGACGAACAGATTGATTCAATTGAACACATGGCTGAGTTGTATATCGAGGCGATGGCATTGTCTACGGCAACTCAATCAATTGTTTTGGCCGGCTGGTCTATGGGGGGAATGATTACATTTGAAGTTGCCTCCAGATTATTAAAAAAAGGCCACAAAATCGAAAAACTGATTTTGATTGACTCCGCTTTACCCAACACTAAAAATGTTATTTCATTGATTAATCAGCAGGGCCTTATCCATCTAAGTATGGATATCGTTCCCAAACAGTCACGACAAGCTATTGAAAGTTACGTTATTCAAAATAATGTTACTAATCTAGATGAACTAGAAAAAGGATTAATTCAGGGAAAAATTGTCATATCAGAGGTAAACAAATCTCTAATTATTAAAGCCGTTAGATTATTAAATAGTAACTACCGGGCCATCGAAAAATATAAAACCAGTAAGAGAATTGATGATATACCGACATTGATGATCTATGCCGGAATTCGAAACTTGGAGGATGTAAAGCGAGCCTGGAAACCGTTTTTAAACCAAAGTATCACTGATTACCTGTCCGTTGAGGGTGATCATTTCTCAATAATGCAACTACCATCAGCTAGCCATAGTGGGAAAGCTATCTCCAGTTTCTTGAATAATTGA
- a CDS encoding cytochrome c3 family protein, which produces MVNRVFVVLGLFLLCEILGSGLIAQENPEKDPAMERRQFNHSDTGFDLEGAHQFTACESCHIGGRFQGTPKQCVQCHTYNGLSNASPKSVSHVLTSDQCDSCHSSTFWDDVPRVDHTQTLGTCESCHNNILAEGKSATHVATTESCDFCHNDNNWLTTGFNHDGIVDGCVGCHNGVRATGKHPSHIVSGSTCESCHSVIAWIPASVNHDVVIGTCNSCHNGVIATGQSPTHIPAIGQCDLCHSTVAWTPTGFTHDGITTGCVACHNGTQATGKQPNHILSAPSCENCHSVMGWLPAEVDHSVVIGTCSSCHNGSIARGKGITHVLTTEECDQCHTTNAWEPTLP; this is translated from the coding sequence ATGGTTAATCGAGTCTTCGTTGTTTTGGGACTATTTCTGCTTTGTGAAATTCTTGGCTCGGGTTTAATTGCGCAGGAAAACCCGGAAAAAGACCCTGCGATGGAACGCAGGCAATTCAATCACAGCGATACAGGGTTTGATTTGGAAGGTGCCCATCAATTTACCGCCTGTGAAAGTTGCCATATTGGAGGTCGGTTTCAAGGCACACCCAAACAATGTGTGCAGTGCCATACCTATAATGGTTTAAGTAACGCATCACCGAAATCCGTTTCTCATGTGCTCACCTCCGACCAGTGTGACAGTTGCCACAGCAGTACATTTTGGGACGATGTACCACGTGTTGATCACACACAAACGCTTGGCACATGTGAAAGTTGCCACAATAATATTTTGGCAGAAGGTAAATCTGCCACCCATGTTGCCACAACGGAAAGCTGCGACTTTTGCCATAACGACAATAACTGGTTAACAACAGGCTTTAATCACGACGGCATTGTTGATGGGTGTGTTGGTTGTCACAACGGTGTGCGAGCAACAGGTAAACACCCTAGTCATATTGTGAGTGGCTCAACCTGCGAAAGCTGTCATAGTGTAATTGCCTGGATTCCCGCCTCGGTCAATCATGATGTGGTAATCGGTACATGCAACAGCTGCCATAACGGCGTTATCGCAACAGGCCAGAGTCCCACACACATTCCTGCAATCGGACAATGTGATTTATGTCATTCGACGGTCGCATGGACACCCACCGGTTTCACTCACGATGGCATTACAACGGGTTGCGTTGCTTGTCATAACGGTACTCAAGCCACAGGCAAACAACCCAACCACATATTGAGCGCCCCCTCGTGCGAAAACTGTCATAGCGTGATGGGTTGGTTACCAGCCGAAGTCGATCATTCTGTAGTAATTGGCACTTGCTCCAGTTGCCATAATGGTTCAATCGCCAGAGGGAAAGGTATCACCCATGTGTTAACCACGGAAGAATGCGATCAGTGCCACACGACTAATGCCTGGGAGCCGACATTGCCTTAA
- a CDS encoding outer membrane lipoprotein-sorting protein codes for MMKILKILGIVSLSMYSLFAVAEFEEDVLLVMRDNTEMMRSTEEKVLVTMELINKRGKTREREMVYYMKGNTEEMRDSLVRFLSPADIKGTGLLTYEHKVGADDRWLYLPGLRRERRLASSDQQDSFMGSDFSYEDMTLIFIDDFKYKIIGEDTINGEPCWLVESLHSTEEGQKDSGYSKQIFYINKAHRYTMGVDYYNKKHDKFKQMRVTNVAYFDQVKKWRPTEQVMENLKTGHKTRLIYRDYQFNEAVPEDFLTIRELRNG; via the coding sequence ATGATGAAGATTTTAAAAATTCTCGGTATTGTTTCTTTAAGCATGTATTCTTTATTCGCTGTTGCGGAGTTTGAAGAGGATGTGCTTCTGGTTATGAGGGACAATACCGAAATGATGCGCTCCACTGAAGAAAAGGTGCTCGTTACTATGGAGTTGATCAATAAACGAGGCAAAACTCGTGAGCGCGAAATGGTATATTACATGAAGGGTAATACAGAGGAGATGCGCGATTCGCTCGTGCGTTTTCTCTCGCCAGCAGACATTAAAGGTACCGGTTTACTTACATATGAACATAAAGTTGGTGCCGACGATCGCTGGTTGTATCTTCCTGGATTGCGTCGTGAGCGTCGTCTCGCGTCATCGGATCAGCAAGATAGTTTCATGGGGTCTGATTTTTCTTATGAAGATATGACCTTAATATTTATTGATGACTTTAAATATAAAATTATTGGTGAAGACACTATAAACGGAGAGCCTTGTTGGTTAGTAGAGAGTTTACATAGCACCGAAGAAGGGCAAAAGGATTCGGGTTATAGTAAACAAATTTTTTATATTAATAAGGCTCATCGTTATACCATGGGTGTGGACTACTACAACAAAAAGCACGATAAGTTTAAACAAATGCGTGTAACCAACGTCGCCTATTTTGACCAAGTGAAAAAATGGCGGCCAACCGAGCAGGTTATGGAAAACCTGAAGACCGGCCACAAAACACGACTTATATATCGTGACTACCAATTCAATGAAGCCGTTCCAGAAGATTTTCTTACTATTCGAGAGTTGCGTAACGGATAG